Proteins encoded in a region of the Saccharothrix ecbatanensis genome:
- a CDS encoding LysR family transcriptional regulator: MAQRADDLAQRRGLTQPAVSGHLARLERELGEPLFVRSSRGVTPTSRADELARRVGAHVDELRSALSEVDDRAAYAGTVHLAGAVELMAARVLPALAPLTTRGLRLRITLGLADDLLAALANARLDLVVSSVRPTDRALVATPFVDEEFVLVGAPTLVRTIDRSLLAVDPVRALAHLPLVAYAEELPIVRRYWRSEFGRRPPNPVAVVVPDLRAVPAAVVAGVGVSALPRYLADPALAAGSVELAHQAAVEHVVPGHEGRWAGEPVRGAGARPPDGPLA; the protein is encoded by the coding sequence GTGGCACAGCGCGCCGACGACCTTGCCCAGCGTCGCGGCCTGACCCAGCCGGCGGTCAGCGGGCACCTCGCCCGGCTGGAACGGGAGCTCGGCGAGCCGCTGTTCGTGCGTTCCAGCCGGGGCGTCACGCCGACCTCGCGGGCCGACGAGCTGGCACGGCGGGTCGGCGCGCACGTGGACGAACTGCGGTCGGCGCTGTCCGAAGTGGACGATCGTGCGGCGTACGCGGGCACGGTGCACTTGGCGGGGGCGGTGGAACTGATGGCCGCACGGGTGCTGCCCGCGTTGGCGCCGCTGACCACGCGGGGGCTGCGGCTGCGGATCACCCTCGGTCTGGCCGACGACCTGCTCGCCGCGCTGGCCAACGCCCGGCTGGACCTGGTGGTGTCGTCGGTGCGGCCCACCGACCGCGCGCTCGTCGCCACGCCGTTCGTGGACGAGGAGTTCGTGCTGGTCGGCGCGCCGACGTTGGTGCGCACGATCGACCGTTCCCTGTTGGCGGTCGACCCGGTGCGGGCGTTGGCGCACCTGCCGCTGGTTGCGTACGCGGAGGAGTTGCCGATCGTGCGGCGGTACTGGCGCAGCGAGTTCGGCCGCCGTCCGCCGAACCCGGTCGCGGTCGTCGTGCCGGACCTGCGGGCGGTGCCGGCGGCGGTGGTCGCGGGTGTCGGTGTGTCGGCGTTGCCGCGTTACCTGGCCGATCCGGCGCTGGCGGCTGGCTCGGTCGAGTTGGCGCACCAGGCCGCCGTTGAACACGTTGTTCCTGGTCACGAGGGTCGGTGGGCTGGCGAACCCGTCCGTGGCGCTGGCGCACGGCCACCTGATGGCCCGCTCGCGTGA
- a CDS encoding sigma-70 family RNA polymerase sigma factor — protein sequence MDLEAHRVELTGYCYRMLGGPFEAEDAVQETFVRAWRTFDPGRGSLRSWLYSIATNVCLDMLRSVQRRAMAMDLTSPAAIGTPLGVPLPDATWVQPMPDARVLPADEVAEGRESVRLAFVAALQHLPPRQRAVLILRDVLCWQASEVAELLSTTVASVNSALQRARATLADRKPEPLQPFDKALLERYTTAFERHDVETLVALLHEDATMTMPPFSWWLRGRADIATALSYGDSGCETARLVPTWANGVPAFGQYRPGEDGAYRPFALVLVEFSGSLMVGSTTYLGDHLFGFFGLPMILSHPSRTSR from the coding sequence GTGGACCTGGAAGCGCATCGCGTGGAGCTGACCGGCTACTGCTACCGGATGCTGGGCGGGCCGTTCGAGGCCGAGGACGCCGTGCAGGAGACGTTCGTGCGGGCCTGGCGCACGTTCGACCCGGGGCGCGGGTCGCTGCGGAGCTGGCTGTACTCGATCGCCACGAACGTGTGCCTGGACATGCTGCGCAGCGTTCAGCGGCGTGCGATGGCGATGGACCTGACGTCGCCCGCCGCGATCGGCACACCGCTGGGCGTGCCCCTGCCGGACGCGACGTGGGTGCAGCCGATGCCGGACGCGCGGGTGCTGCCCGCCGACGAGGTGGCCGAGGGGCGCGAGTCGGTGCGGCTGGCGTTCGTGGCCGCGTTGCAGCACCTGCCGCCGAGGCAGCGGGCGGTGCTGATCCTGCGGGACGTGCTGTGCTGGCAGGCGTCCGAAGTGGCCGAGTTGCTGTCCACCACGGTCGCTTCGGTGAACAGCGCGCTGCAACGCGCACGGGCGACGCTCGCCGACCGCAAGCCCGAGCCGTTGCAGCCGTTCGACAAGGCGTTGCTGGAGCGGTACACGACGGCGTTCGAGCGGCACGACGTGGAGACGTTGGTGGCGTTGCTGCACGAGGACGCGACGATGACCATGCCGCCGTTCTCGTGGTGGCTGCGCGGGCGGGCCGACATCGCGACCGCGCTGTCCTACGGGGACAGTGGCTGCGAGACCGCCCGCCTGGTCCCGACGTGGGCCAACGGCGTGCCGGCGTTCGGCCAGTACCGGCCGGGCGAGGACGGCGCGTACCGGCCGTTCGCGCTGGTGCTGGTGGAGTTCTCGGGTTCCCTGATGGTCGGTTCCACCACCTATCTGGGTGATCATCTGTTCGGATTCTTCGGTCTGCCGATGATTTTGTCGCACCCCTCCCGTACGAGTAGGTGA
- a CDS encoding class I SAM-dependent methyltransferase codes for MALGFAGEVADFYHRYRRGYPPAVFDAVVAAFGLTSDDIAVDLGCGTGQVTVPLAARVRAVVGVDPEPDMLAHARRAAAEQGAANVGWVIGTDADVPALRAVLGDGSVGAVTIGQALHWMRHDDLFASTFPLVRLGGGVAVLTNGTPLWLQDGDWSRALRECLEQWLGTRAGTACGTDDASQERYRESLAAAGFQVFAHHVDYTGTLDVESIVGGVFSALPVDRLPPPDERPAFADRVRRALEPHAPFTEHVHVTVLTGRRDT; via the coding sequence ATGGCACTGGGATTCGCGGGTGAGGTGGCGGACTTCTACCACCGGTATCGGCGGGGTTATCCGCCGGCGGTGTTCGACGCGGTCGTGGCGGCGTTCGGGCTGACGTCCGACGACATCGCGGTCGATCTCGGGTGCGGCACGGGCCAGGTGACCGTGCCGCTCGCCGCGCGGGTGCGCGCCGTGGTCGGGGTCGATCCGGAGCCCGACATGCTGGCGCACGCCCGACGTGCGGCGGCGGAACAGGGCGCGGCGAACGTGGGTTGGGTGATCGGGACGGACGCGGACGTGCCCGCGTTGCGCGCCGTGCTCGGCGACGGGTCGGTCGGCGCGGTCACCATCGGGCAGGCGCTGCACTGGATGCGGCACGACGACCTGTTCGCCTCGACGTTTCCGCTGGTCAGACTTGGTGGCGGCGTGGCTGTGCTGACCAACGGGACGCCGCTGTGGTTGCAGGACGGCGACTGGTCGCGGGCGTTGCGCGAGTGCCTGGAGCAGTGGCTGGGGACGCGGGCCGGCACCGCGTGCGGCACCGATGACGCGAGCCAGGAGCGTTACCGGGAAAGCCTTGCCGCCGCAGGGTTCCAGGTCTTCGCGCACCACGTCGACTACACCGGCACCTTGGACGTGGAGTCCATTGTGGGCGGTGTGTTCTCGGCCCTGCCCGTCGACCGACTGCCTCCGCCGGACGAGCGCCCCGCCTTCGCCGACCGTGTCCGCCGTGCGCTGGAGCCGCACGCGCCGTTCACCGAGCACGTCCACGTCACCGTGCTGACCGGGCGGCGGGATACGTGA
- a CDS encoding ADP-ribosylglycohydrolase family protein, whose product MLVELAIGDAYGAGFEYADRSLVAGHNTLAGYVQHPRHLGIRPGAYTDDTQMTLALAELRVSGAPWTPENVASAFVTAFHRDPREGYARGFHAFLETVHTGAEFLERIRPDSDKSGAAMRAAPAGLLPTVADVLHHTDVQAKVTHDTPDGVAAARAAALAVHYCHYGLGPVASVGSWIAERLGSDVWAQPWRGKVGSKGVMSVRAALTALSAGGSLSSVLRECVAFTGDVDTVATVALAAASRSAEIRADLPAVLVDGLENGPYGRDHLARMDAQLL is encoded by the coding sequence ATGCTTGTCGAACTGGCCATCGGGGACGCGTACGGCGCGGGCTTCGAGTACGCCGACCGGTCCCTGGTAGCCGGTCACAACACGCTCGCCGGGTACGTGCAGCACCCCCGTCACCTCGGCATCCGGCCCGGTGCGTACACCGACGACACGCAGATGACGTTGGCCTTGGCGGAGCTGCGGGTGTCCGGTGCGCCGTGGACGCCGGAGAACGTGGCGTCGGCGTTCGTGACCGCGTTCCACCGCGACCCGCGCGAGGGTTACGCGCGTGGTTTCCACGCGTTCTTGGAGACCGTCCACACCGGCGCGGAGTTCCTGGAGCGCATCCGTCCGGACAGTGACAAGAGCGGTGCGGCGATGCGGGCCGCGCCGGCCGGTCTGCTGCCCACCGTGGCCGACGTGCTGCACCACACCGACGTGCAGGCCAAGGTCACCCACGACACGCCGGACGGTGTCGCGGCGGCGCGGGCGGCGGCGCTGGCCGTGCACTACTGCCACTACGGGTTGGGGCCGGTGGCGTCGGTCGGCTCGTGGATCGCCGAACGGCTCGGCTCGGACGTGTGGGCACAGCCTTGGCGGGGCAAGGTCGGGTCGAAGGGCGTGATGAGCGTGCGGGCGGCGTTGACCGCGTTGTCCGCCGGCGGCTCGCTGAGCTCCGTGCTGCGGGAGTGCGTCGCCTTCACCGGGGACGTGGACACGGTCGCCACCGTCGCCCTCGCCGCCGCGTCACGGTCCGCCGAGATCCGCGCCGACCTGCCCGCCGTGCTGGTGGACGGGCTGGAGAACGGGCCCTACGGCCGCGACCACCTCGCCCGCATGGACGCTCAGCTGCTGTAG
- a CDS encoding response regulator transcription factor: MIRVLLADDEELIRVAVAALLGLEPDLEVVAQAADGREAVREALAHRPDVAVVDLQMPLLDGFEVTASLASSLPSCAVVILTGRGKPPHLQRALSAGAKGFLPKGSPGGTLADVIRRVHGGARYVDPALAADALTTPPCPLTPRELEVLRLAEYDTPVAVIARRTHLSAGTVRNHLSAAVAKLGATSRSDAYLTAHDNGWL, encoded by the coding sequence GTGATACGGGTGCTGTTGGCCGACGACGAGGAGCTGATCCGGGTCGCGGTGGCGGCGCTGCTCGGGTTGGAGCCGGACCTCGAGGTCGTCGCGCAGGCCGCTGACGGTCGGGAGGCGGTGCGCGAGGCGTTGGCGCACCGGCCGGACGTGGCCGTGGTGGATCTCCAGATGCCGTTGCTGGACGGGTTCGAGGTGACCGCTTCGCTGGCGTCGTCCCTGCCGTCGTGCGCCGTGGTGATCCTGACCGGGCGTGGCAAGCCGCCGCACCTCCAGCGCGCGCTGTCGGCCGGGGCGAAGGGGTTCCTGCCCAAGGGTTCGCCGGGCGGCACGCTGGCCGACGTGATCCGGCGCGTGCACGGTGGCGCCCGGTACGTCGACCCCGCTTTGGCGGCGGACGCGCTGACCACGCCACCGTGTCCGTTGACGCCGCGTGAGCTGGAGGTGCTGCGGCTGGCGGAGTACGACACGCCGGTGGCGGTGATCGCGCGGCGGACGCACCTGTCCGCGGGGACGGTGCGCAACCACCTGTCGGCGGCGGTGGCGAAGCTGGGCGCGACGAGCCGTTCGGACGCCTACCTGACCGCGCACGACAACGGCTGGCTCTGA
- a CDS encoding DUF7711 family protein — translation MKWSRAVRHVEELAAKCGELASLPSSIHPLRVVELWAVGDVLGEPRDLEQVTVAVVVDLPVDDVPWLSEPHGAEHWANASRMSRNPIRPLWRSARAPVWNHVVHRPALVWNSVDGIVEETLAALLDGRGEQARLPAPGADELRARLGEELAVSLRALRRQTRAYEEKRWSPGKLTTVSDALWRVSEGYLDVLDARRASDSTM, via the coding sequence GTGAAGTGGTCACGAGCGGTGCGGCACGTCGAGGAGTTGGCGGCCAAGTGCGGTGAGTTGGCGAGCCTGCCGAGTTCGATCCATCCGTTGCGGGTGGTGGAGCTGTGGGCGGTCGGGGACGTCCTGGGTGAGCCTCGGGACCTCGAACAGGTGACCGTCGCCGTGGTGGTCGACCTCCCCGTGGACGACGTGCCGTGGTTGAGCGAGCCGCACGGGGCCGAGCACTGGGCGAACGCGAGCCGGATGTCGAGGAACCCGATCAGGCCGCTGTGGCGTTCGGCGCGCGCGCCGGTCTGGAACCACGTCGTCCACCGTCCCGCGCTGGTCTGGAATTCGGTGGACGGGATCGTGGAGGAGACCCTGGCGGCGCTCCTGGACGGACGTGGTGAGCAGGCCCGGCTGCCAGCGCCCGGAGCGGACGAGCTGCGTGCGCGGCTGGGTGAGGAGTTGGCGGTGAGCCTGCGGGCACTGCGCCGCCAGACCCGTGCGTACGAGGAGAAGCGGTGGAGTCCGGGCAAGCTCACCACGGTCTCGGACGCCTTGTGGCGGGTCAGCGAGGGCTACCTCGACGTGCTGGACGCCCGGCGGGCGAGTGACTCAACCATGTGA
- the rnhA gene encoding ribonuclease HI: MEQVVEIYTDGACSGNPGPGGWGAVLRYGTHERDLFGGESEATTNNRMELMAPIRALETLKRPSVVRIYTDSTYVRNGVMSWMAKWKTNGWLTSARQPVKNVDLWQRLDAAATPHQVEWHWVKGHAGHPENERADRLAVRGVRAAAESDLRADVVHDAEDPGPLG, from the coding sequence ATGGAGCAGGTGGTGGAGATCTACACCGACGGCGCGTGCAGCGGGAATCCCGGGCCGGGCGGTTGGGGCGCGGTGTTGCGGTACGGGACGCACGAGCGGGACCTGTTCGGTGGGGAGTCGGAGGCCACCACCAACAACCGGATGGAGTTGATGGCTCCGATCCGGGCGTTGGAGACGCTGAAGCGGCCGTCGGTGGTGCGGATCTACACCGACAGCACGTACGTGCGGAACGGGGTCATGTCGTGGATGGCCAAGTGGAAGACCAACGGGTGGCTGACGTCCGCCCGGCAGCCGGTCAAGAACGTCGACCTGTGGCAACGCCTCGACGCCGCCGCGACACCGCACCAGGTGGAGTGGCACTGGGTGAAGGGGCACGCGGGGCACCCGGAGAACGAACGCGCGGACCGGCTCGCGGTCCGCGGCGTCCGGGCTGCGGCGGAGTCAGATCTTCGGGCAGACGTCGTACATGACGCGGAAGACCCGGGACCTCTCGGGTGA
- a CDS encoding sensor histidine kinase, with the protein MAAPRMMRRARVLTLVSLGVAWSTSLTGPGIGVLLEPRPVWQVLGLVGVVLFSVAHAGVLYAAVTPVARAPWDAAFVVASLLSVPLLAPVAVGRWDTWAWVGASLVGTAPVLVRRWWVMAPFVVVVAVVLSPEPLRALVIAGGVGVGLALMHVLPVWLWDLVVQAQQGREARARLAVIEERLRFARDVHDLLGHRLTVIALKAELAARLADVDASRAGAEAGEVRELAASALADLREAVHGYRAVELDEQASAIEQVLTSSGVRCTVSVPSSLPPAARELSWALREAGTNVLRHSRARWCTIEVVVDGDDVRLTVANDGATGARGHGSGLGGLAERLAEVGGSLRTGEEDGVFTLVATVRS; encoded by the coding sequence GTGGCGGCACCGCGCATGATGCGGCGCGCGAGGGTGCTCACGCTGGTGTCGTTGGGCGTGGCGTGGTCGACCAGCCTGACCGGGCCGGGGATCGGCGTGCTGCTCGAACCTCGGCCGGTCTGGCAGGTGCTCGGGCTGGTGGGCGTCGTTTTGTTCAGCGTGGCGCACGCCGGGGTGCTGTACGCGGCGGTGACACCGGTCGCGCGGGCGCCGTGGGACGCGGCTTTCGTGGTGGCGTCGTTGTTGTCGGTGCCGCTGCTGGCACCGGTCGCGGTCGGGCGGTGGGACACGTGGGCGTGGGTCGGCGCGTCGCTCGTCGGGACGGCTCCGGTGCTCGTGCGGCGGTGGTGGGTGATGGCGCCGTTCGTGGTCGTGGTCGCCGTGGTGCTGTCGCCGGAACCGTTGCGGGCGTTGGTGATCGCCGGTGGTGTGGGCGTCGGGTTGGCGTTGATGCACGTGCTGCCGGTGTGGCTGTGGGACCTGGTCGTGCAGGCGCAGCAGGGACGTGAGGCGCGGGCGCGGTTGGCGGTGATCGAGGAGCGGTTGCGGTTCGCGCGGGACGTGCACGACCTGCTGGGGCACCGGTTGACGGTGATCGCGTTGAAGGCGGAGTTGGCCGCACGGCTGGCGGACGTGGACGCGTCGCGGGCCGGTGCGGAGGCGGGGGAGGTGCGGGAGCTGGCGGCGTCGGCGTTGGCGGACCTGCGTGAGGCCGTGCACGGGTACCGGGCGGTGGAGCTGGACGAGCAGGCTTCGGCGATCGAGCAGGTGTTGACCTCGTCGGGGGTGCGGTGCACGGTGTCCGTGCCGTCGTCGTTGCCGCCGGCGGCGCGGGAGTTGTCGTGGGCGTTGCGGGAGGCGGGGACGAACGTGTTGCGGCACAGCCGGGCGCGGTGGTGCACGATCGAGGTCGTGGTCGACGGTGACGACGTCCGGCTGACCGTGGCCAACGACGGCGCGACCGGCGCGCGGGGGCACGGGTCGGGGTTGGGCGGGCTGGCCGAGCGGTTGGCGGAGGTCGGTGGGTCGTTGCGCACGGGGGAGGAGGACGGGGTGTTCACGCTGGTGGCGACCGTGCGGTCGTGA
- a CDS encoding SRPBCC family protein, whose protein sequence is MSTELRRIDGKPVLRFERVLAHPPAKVWRAVTEPDELAHWFPAAVAIDGRQMTFSFPDQVATGEVLESDPPKVFAFRWNTDVLRFELVPHERGCLLVFTHVLGDEHGAGRNAAGWDTCLAGLEARLADRPFEPPADMLGPMERYIREFGLDEGRLDGGVVRFVRDLVWRPLDEVWALLTEDEDGVPTRATNPHVPAGPVVERTPPRVLAFDSPTGRVRWEFRHDPDQGTTVELTHAINDPAFAPQALAAWHAHLELFFAATFGEIRCPWPADRVAELLDHYSS, encoded by the coding sequence ATGAGCACCGAGCTGCGGCGGATCGACGGCAAGCCCGTGCTGAGGTTCGAACGGGTGCTCGCGCACCCGCCGGCCAAGGTGTGGCGGGCGGTGACCGAACCGGACGAGTTGGCGCACTGGTTCCCGGCGGCGGTGGCGATCGACGGGCGGCAGATGACGTTCTCGTTCCCCGACCAGGTCGCCACCGGCGAGGTGCTGGAATCCGACCCGCCCAAGGTGTTCGCGTTCCGCTGGAACACCGACGTGCTGCGGTTCGAGCTGGTGCCGCACGAACGCGGCTGCCTGCTGGTGTTCACGCACGTCCTCGGCGACGAGCACGGCGCCGGGCGCAACGCCGCGGGCTGGGACACGTGCCTCGCAGGCCTCGAAGCCCGGCTGGCCGACCGCCCGTTCGAGCCGCCCGCGGACATGCTCGGGCCGATGGAGCGGTACATCCGGGAGTTCGGGCTGGACGAGGGCCGGCTGGACGGCGGCGTGGTGCGGTTCGTCCGCGACCTGGTCTGGCGTCCGCTGGACGAGGTGTGGGCGCTCCTCACCGAGGACGAAGACGGCGTGCCGACCCGCGCCACGAACCCGCACGTGCCGGCCGGCCCGGTCGTCGAGCGCACGCCGCCGCGCGTGCTGGCGTTCGACTCCCCCACCGGACGGGTGCGCTGGGAGTTCCGGCACGACCCGGACCAGGGCACAACAGTCGAACTGACGCACGCGATCAACGACCCGGCGTTCGCGCCGCAAGCGCTTGCGGCCTGGCACGCGCACCTGGAGCTGTTCTTCGCGGCGACGTTCGGCGAGATCCGCTGCCCGTGGCCGGCGGACCGGGTCGCCGAACTGCTCGACCACTACAGCAGCTGA
- a CDS encoding aminotransferase-like domain-containing protein encodes MPRTFTGSPVRDLLALTARPEVISFAGGLPAPELFDVDGLRTAFDQALSRRSLQYAPTEGDVDLRVLIADRLTGRGLATGVDDLLVTSGSQQALTLVVTALLEPGAVVAVEEPTYLAALQCFQLADARIVPVAGDEHGMDPAALADVIERERPELLYLVPTFANPTGRTLSLERRVEIAALADRHGLWVVEDDPYSELRYRGEPVPSLATLSDRVLYAGSFSKVGAPGMRLGWLRAPESLMRTLVIVKQAADLHTSTIDQAAAAAYLKANDLDEHIRGLCAAYRERRDAMIAALPSTVPAGTRWSDPDGGMFVWVTLPDGIGRGGVDTGSLVMSALERDVAFVPGAPFYATTPDRSTLRLSFTTNTPDDIAEGMRRLATVLR; translated from the coding sequence GTGCCGCGCACGTTCACCGGTTCGCCCGTCCGCGACCTGCTCGCCCTCACCGCCCGCCCCGAGGTCATCTCGTTCGCCGGCGGCCTGCCCGCGCCCGAGCTGTTCGACGTCGACGGCCTGCGCACGGCGTTCGACCAGGCGTTGTCCCGCCGTTCCCTCCAGTACGCGCCCACCGAGGGCGACGTCGACCTGCGCGTCCTGATCGCCGACCGGCTGACCGGGCGCGGCCTGGCCACCGGCGTGGACGACCTGCTCGTCACCAGCGGCTCGCAGCAGGCGTTGACGCTGGTCGTGACCGCCCTGCTGGAGCCGGGCGCGGTGGTCGCGGTCGAGGAGCCGACGTACCTGGCGGCGTTGCAGTGCTTCCAGCTCGCCGACGCGCGGATCGTGCCCGTCGCCGGTGACGAGCACGGCATGGACCCGGCCGCGCTGGCCGACGTGATCGAGCGGGAACGCCCGGAGCTGCTGTACCTGGTGCCGACGTTCGCCAACCCGACCGGCCGGACCCTTAGCCTGGAGCGGCGGGTCGAGATCGCGGCGCTCGCCGACCGGCACGGCCTGTGGGTGGTCGAGGACGACCCGTACAGCGAGCTGCGCTACCGCGGCGAGCCGGTGCCGTCGCTGGCCACGTTGAGCGACCGGGTGCTGTACGCGGGCAGCTTCTCCAAGGTCGGCGCGCCGGGCATGCGGCTGGGCTGGCTGCGCGCGCCCGAGTCGCTCATGCGCACGCTGGTGATCGTGAAGCAGGCGGCGGACCTGCACACGTCCACCATCGACCAGGCCGCGGCGGCGGCGTACCTGAAGGCCAACGACCTGGACGAGCACATCCGGGGGTTGTGCGCGGCGTACCGGGAGCGGCGGGACGCGATGATCGCGGCGCTGCCGTCGACCGTGCCCGCCGGGACGCGGTGGAGCGATCCGGACGGCGGGATGTTCGTGTGGGTGACCCTGCCCGACGGGATTGGGCGGGGTGGTGTGGACACGGGTTCGCTGGTGATGTCGGCGTTGGAGCGGGACGTGGCGTTCGTGCCCGGTGCGCCGTTCTACGCGACGACGCCGGACCGGTCGACGCTGCGGTTGTCGTTCACCACGAACACGCCGGACGACATCGCCGAAGGCATGCGCAGGCTGGCCACCGTCCTGCGTTGA
- a CDS encoding winged helix-turn-helix transcriptional regulator — protein MSLVSVPVTPADRVACGVGDVLARVGDKWSLLVLALLAERPYGFNELDRAVHELSRRILTRTLRQLERDGLVSREVRPGKAAGVEYAVTGLGRSLLDLVVPLGQWVLEHGSVIEAARSRYDNASSTRRAVSTLD, from the coding sequence ATGTCACTGGTCTCCGTGCCGGTCACCCCGGCCGACCGTGTTGCCTGCGGGGTCGGGGACGTGTTGGCCAGGGTCGGCGACAAGTGGAGTCTGCTTGTGCTGGCGCTGCTCGCCGAACGCCCCTACGGCTTCAACGAGCTGGACCGCGCCGTGCACGAGCTGAGCCGCCGCATCCTCACCCGCACCCTGCGCCAACTGGAACGCGACGGGCTCGTCAGCCGCGAGGTGCGGCCCGGCAAGGCCGCCGGCGTGGAGTACGCGGTGACCGGGCTGGGCCGCTCCCTGCTGGACCTCGTCGTCCCCCTGGGACAGTGGGTGCTGGAGCACGGCTCGGTGATCGAAGCCGCGCGCTCCCGTTACGACAACGCGTCCAGCACCCGCCGCGCGGTGTCCACACTGGACTGA
- a CDS encoding ArsR/SmtB family transcription factor: MASTFAVLADPQRRRILDVLRDGERPVNDLVDGLSVSQPTVSKHLKVLREAGLVEVRRDAQRRLYRLRPGPLAEVDAWLAPYRRMWEESLDALERRLDAIDQGDDGTDHTEDSDDRKDGDS; this comes from the coding sequence ATGGCATCTACCTTCGCCGTGCTCGCCGACCCGCAGCGGCGGCGGATCCTGGACGTGCTGCGGGACGGCGAGCGGCCGGTCAACGACCTGGTCGACGGCCTCTCGGTGAGCCAGCCGACGGTGTCCAAGCACCTCAAGGTGCTACGGGAGGCCGGTCTGGTGGAGGTGCGGAGGGACGCGCAGCGACGCCTCTACCGGCTGCGGCCGGGGCCGTTGGCCGAGGTCGACGCGTGGCTCGCGCCGTACCGGCGGATGTGGGAGGAAAGCCTCGACGCCCTGGAACGCCGCCTGGACGCGATCGACCAAGGGGACGACGGGACCGACCACACGGAGGACAGCGACGACAGGAAGGACGGGGACTCATGA
- a CDS encoding SDR family NAD(P)-dependent oxidoreductase: MANAVITGGTNGIGKALAARLASEGHRVAVVGRSPTAPKGVELIRGDLSTVAGTTAVADEVAARFDVVDHLVLGAGRFNPRRVVTADDLEHTFALHAVSRFLLVERLLPALPTTAVVVSVCGVAGLRGPGIQWNDLALTSKYRPFRAVSQAARAADLLGAGFADRHPNSAIRYVLHNPMFVNSGLGTQVGGLRGKALDAVARLFARNVTDAAAQVHQFLTNPPTTPLTASRAGTPINLNRPEFDQTTAAHLYTVMDSITAR, translated from the coding sequence ATGGCGAACGCGGTGATCACGGGCGGCACGAACGGCATCGGGAAGGCACTGGCGGCACGACTGGCGAGCGAGGGGCACCGAGTGGCGGTCGTGGGCCGATCGCCCACCGCCCCCAAAGGCGTCGAACTGATCCGCGGCGACCTCAGCACAGTAGCGGGCACGACAGCCGTCGCCGACGAGGTGGCAGCAAGATTCGACGTCGTCGACCACCTAGTGCTGGGCGCGGGCCGTTTCAACCCCCGCCGAGTCGTCACCGCCGACGACCTGGAACACACGTTCGCACTGCACGCAGTGAGCCGATTCCTACTGGTAGAACGACTACTACCAGCACTCCCCACCACGGCAGTGGTCGTGAGCGTGTGCGGCGTCGCCGGCCTGCGCGGACCAGGCATCCAATGGAACGACCTGGCACTGACCAGCAAGTACCGCCCGTTCCGGGCAGTCAGCCAAGCGGCCCGCGCCGCCGACCTGCTAGGCGCCGGCTTCGCAGACCGCCACCCGAACAGCGCCATCCGCTACGTGCTGCACAACCCGATGTTCGTGAACAGCGGCCTAGGCACGCAGGTCGGCGGCCTACGCGGCAAGGCACTGGACGCAGTGGCCCGACTATTCGCCCGAAACGTCACCGACGCAGCAGCCCAAGTCCACCAATTCCTGACCAACCCGCCCACCACGCCCCTAACCGCGTCACGAGCAGGCACCCCGATCAACCTAAACAGACCTGAATTCGACCAAACCACCGCCGCCCACCTCTACACCGTCATGGACAGCATCACCGCACGATAA
- a CDS encoding alpha/beta fold hydrolase: MYETVNSVRTWHEVRGEGEPLVLLHGGFSDSRDFEPNLARLADRFRVHLVDRRGHGRTPDVPGPVSMDILTNDVISFLEQVVGGSAHLAAYSAGGVVALGVAQRRPDLVRRLVVLNTAYAKDGWMFLPAPGGELPAEIADRYAEVSPDGRDHLPVVVDKFAQAAHDPEVVDLGAITSPTLVLGSDDDIVHLEHTVALYQGIPNAQLCVLPGTSHLMLFERPDLCTTLVADFLTTTPKPLMPIRRAEVVA, encoded by the coding sequence ATGTACGAGACGGTGAACAGCGTGCGCACCTGGCACGAGGTGCGTGGCGAGGGCGAGCCGCTGGTGTTGCTGCACGGCGGCTTCAGCGACTCGCGGGACTTCGAACCGAACCTGGCCCGGCTGGCGGACCGCTTCCGGGTGCACCTGGTGGACCGCCGGGGCCACGGGCGGACGCCGGACGTGCCAGGGCCGGTGTCGATGGACATCCTGACGAACGACGTCATCTCGTTCCTGGAGCAGGTCGTCGGAGGCTCCGCGCACCTGGCGGCGTACAGCGCGGGCGGCGTGGTGGCGCTGGGCGTGGCGCAGCGCAGACCGGACCTGGTGCGGCGGCTGGTGGTGCTGAACACGGCCTACGCCAAGGACGGCTGGATGTTCCTGCCGGCGCCGGGCGGCGAGCTGCCGGCCGAGATCGCCGACCGGTACGCCGAGGTGTCCCCGGACGGGCGCGACCACCTGCCGGTCGTCGTGGACAAGTTCGCCCAGGCGGCGCACGACCCGGAGGTGGTCGACCTGGGCGCGATCACCAGCCCCACGCTCGTGCTGGGCAGCGACGACGACATCGTCCACCTGGAACACACGGTCGCGCTGTACCAGGGGATCCCGAACGCGCAGCTGTGCGTCCTGCCGGGCACCTCGCACCTGATGCTGTTCGAGCGGCCGGACCTGTGCACGACCCTGGTGGCCGACTTCCTCACCACCACCCCCAAACCGCTCATGCCGATCCGCCGGGCCGAGGTGGTCGCCTGA